A genomic region of Arachis stenosperma cultivar V10309 chromosome 9, arast.V10309.gnm1.PFL2, whole genome shotgun sequence contains the following coding sequences:
- the LOC130949050 gene encoding vegetative cell wall protein gp1-like encodes MGKKVIGKRAPREKIHKLPGFPRPSTLSQDTTFTPSPSPPTSPPRCDPMARTKNTPRYPAPAKPTPPSKATPSKPSSTKPSSSKGKRPAVEEPVTEPTKPKSRSVPVRSQRGNPHHLLKSVSEPDIDPFAHKSHFMTSHSNYNPHRFKSAMNHNFYEGVIQYRNLCPSFLADLPDLKKKGFRFVENLEFLD; translated from the coding sequence ATGGGGAAGAAAGTCATTGGCAAAAGAGCACCTCGTGAGAAAATCCATAAACTTCCAGGTTTTCCTAGACCATCAACCCTTTCTCAAGACACCACCTTCACTCCCTCACCTTCTCCTCCTACCTCTCCTCCTCGCTGTGACCCCATGGCTCGGACCAAGAACACTCCAAGGTATCCTGCTCCTGCCAAACCGACACCACCATCGAAGGCAACGCCATCCAAACCAAGTTCCACAAAACCTAGTTCATCCAAGGGTAAGCGTCCTGCTGTTGAAGAACCTGTTACTGAGCCTACAAAACCTAAGTCAAGGTCTGTTCCTGTGCGTTCACAAAGAGGTAACCCTCATCACCTTCTCAAATCTGTTAGCGAACCAGACATTGATCCCTTTGCTCACAAATCACACTTCATGACATCTCACTCAAACTATAACCCCCATCGTTTCAAATCTGCCATGAACCATAACTTTTATGAGGGAGTTATTCAGTACCGTAATCTATGTCCCTCTTTTCTTGCTGATTTAcctgatttgaaaaagaaaggatTTCGTTTTGTTGAAAATCTGGAATTTTTAGACTAG